In Lottiidibacillus patelloidae, the genomic window TCCTTGTCTGAGACGTAATCGTAAAACTTGATCAGAAAACTGTAGTACACCATAATGATTTTCAATATATATATGTAATTGCCCAATCATTGTAATTCTTGGCAAGTCCATCAATACGTCTTCAGGAAGCTCAAGTTTATTAGTAAGCCATTTTTTTATATTTTGTCTCCATTTTCGCATGGAAGAACCTCCTTCCTTCTCTTTCATACTATGAAGTTTCCTTGTTATGTATCACTATTTAGAAAAAAGTTAGATGATGAAAATAAAAAAAGAAGCTGAACATAAATGTTCAGCCTCTAATATTACGATATTTATATGGTTTTTTTGAACGGGGTTCATCTAAAATCTTTGACCAAATAACCCCTTTTACTACTTCATTTTTAGAAATGTGTAGTTTTTGTTGCTTCATTTGTTTTTTCTTTTGTTCTTTCACAGGATCCTTCAGTTTAATAACACCTTGCATTTTATGGTTGTTGCTAGATTGGTTATAACGTGTTAATCTTTCTTCCTGTTCTTCTGCCTTGCTCTCTCTTTTAAGTCGTTCATTCTCTTTTTCCATCTCAGTCATTCTTTCATACTGAGGTATTTCAGGTTCAAATTGCATCGGTTTTCGCTTTGGCGTTGGCCTCGGCTTTGCTTCCTCCGCAACTGACCTTTGTATGAAACTGTAGATGGCAGAAATAATAATTACGACAAAGAAGATATTACTAAAAATAAATTCTAAAAGAGCATCCATATTGAAGCTCCTTTCTTATTTGCTTTTATTCGTCTTCGTCTTCTGTCGACTTACTAATTGACGAACGCATATCAGTATCAGCCATAATGTTCTGAATGTTCATATAGTCCATTACACCGATTTTACCAGTACGCAATGCTTCTGCCATTGCCTGAGGTACTTCTGCCTCTGCTTCCACAACTTTTGCGCGCATTTCTTCAACACGAGCACGCATTTCTTGTTCTTGTGCAACGGCCATCGCACGACGCTCTTCAGCTTTAGCTTGAGCAATGTTTTTATCTGCTTCCGCTTGATCTGTTTGTAACACAGCTCCGATATTTTTACCGATATCAATATCAGCAATATCAATGGATAAAATTTCGAATGCAGTTCCTGAATCTAATCCTTTTGCTAAAACTGTTTTAGAGATTAAATCCGGATTTTCTAATACTTTTTTATGGTTGTCAGACGAACCGATTGTCGATACAATCCCCTCACCTACACGTGCGATTACTGTATCTTCACCAGCACCACCGACTAATCTCTCAATGTTTGCACGTACAGTGATTCTAGCTTTTGCTTTTACTTCAATTCCGTCCATCGCAACACCAGCGATGAATGGAGTTTCAATAACTTTTGGATTTACACTCATTTGTACAGCTTCTAATACGTCACGACCAGCTAAATCAATAGCAGCACAGCGCTCAAAGCTTAGTTCAATGTTTGCACGTTGAGCAGCGATTAAAGCATTAACAACGCGGTCTACATTACCACCTGCTAAATAGTGACTCTCTAATTGATTTGTACTTAAGTTTAACCCTGCTTTTACAGCTTTAATTAATGGGTTAATAACACGGTTTGGTATTACACGACGTAAGCGCATACCTACTAAAGTAAAGATACTAACCCGAACCCCAGCAGCTAGTGCAGAAATCCAAAGCATCACTGGAACGAATGTAAATAAAATTGCTAATCCAATGATGATAATTCCAACTAAGAAAATAAAACCTAATCCTAATCCTTCCATAAATAAACCTCCTCTTTCTTTATCCCTTACTTATTTCGCGAACAATTATTCGAGCTCCTTCAAGCTTAATAATTTTCACTTCTGATCCTCTGGAAATATAAGTACCTTCCGATACAACATCAACTCTTTCATCAGCAAATTGAGCTGTTCCAGACGGTCTCAAATCGGTTAAAGCTACTCCAACAGAACCAAGTAGTTCATCACGTTGATGATATGAATTATACCCTTTTTCAGATGAAGTCGCATCTTTTAGGATTATTCTTCCTAATGTCCCTCTGTACCCGACGAATTTATAAAGGACAATAGCTAGAATGACGG contains:
- the yqfC gene encoding sporulation protein YqfC — translated: MRKWRQNIKKWLTNKLELPEDVLMDLPRITMIGQLHIYIENHYGVLQFSDQVLRLRLRQGHLLIKGNGFVLKILQPEELLLEGKIDNVYFVDTE
- the floA gene encoding flotillin-like protein FloA (flotillin-like protein involved in membrane lipid rafts), yielding MEGLGLGFIFLVGIIIIGLAILFTFVPVMLWISALAAGVRVSIFTLVGMRLRRVIPNRVINPLIKAVKAGLNLSTNQLESHYLAGGNVDRVVNALIAAQRANIELSFERCAAIDLAGRDVLEAVQMSVNPKVIETPFIAGVAMDGIEVKAKARITVRANIERLVGGAGEDTVIARVGEGIVSTIGSSDNHKKVLENPDLISKTVLAKGLDSGTAFEILSIDIADIDIGKNIGAVLQTDQAEADKNIAQAKAEERRAMAVAQEQEMRARVEEMRAKVVEAEAEVPQAMAEALRTGKIGVMDYMNIQNIMADTDMRSSISKSTEDEDE